In Chlorobiota bacterium, the sequence TCACCACGCCAAGCGTGGTCAGCGCGCCGCGCATTTTGTTGGCGGTTAAAGCCGAAACGGCAAGGCGGATGCTTTCGATGAACTGTGTCATGGCGTTGCCGGCGTGGTTGCGGCATTCATCTGGATACGGTGTGGATTGGGGGTGTCGCTCTCGATCCGGCCATCGCGGACGCGGATGATGCGTGCGGCGTTGCGCGCCACGTCTTCTTCGTGCGTCACCAGAACAATGGTGTTCCCCTTGCACCACAAATCCTCGAACAGCCGCATGATATCAATGCCGGTTGCGGTGTCAAGGTTCCCGGTTGGCTCGTCGGCAAGGATGATGGAGGGGCGGGTGACCAGCGCGCGCGCAATCGCCACGCGCTGGCGTTGCCCGCCGGAAAGCTCGTTCGGTTTGTGGGTCATCCGGTCCTCCAACGCCACGTGGCGCAACGCCTCAACCGCCCGCTCGTGGCGTTCCTGGCGGCTTACCCCGGCATAGACCAGCGGAAGCTCCACGTTTTTCACCGCATCGTTCCGCGCCAGCAAGTTGAACGTCTGGAACACGAACCCAATCTGCTGGTTGCGGATGCGCGCAAGCTCGTTGTCGCTCATCTTGGAGACCAACTCCCCCTCAAAGTAGTAGTCGCCGCCGGAGGGGGTGTCAAGGCAGCCGATGATGTTCATCAGCGTTGATTTGCCCGAACCGGAAGGTCCCATAATTGCCACGTACTCGTTCCGGCAAATCGTTAGCGAGACATCGCGAAGGGCGTGGATCGTCTCGGCCCCCATGGTGTACCGGCGCGAGATGTGCTGGATTTCGATGATCGGCTCCCCGACCCCTGTTGGCTGGGTGCTCATGCTACTTCTTTTCCCCCTTCTTCTTATTCTTTTCCGACTCCAACTCAATCCGAACTTTGGAACCGTTCTCAAGGTCCTTGGAGATTGCTTTGTAGCCGCCGC encodes:
- a CDS encoding ABC transporter ATP-binding protein; protein product: MIEIQHISRRYTMGAETIHALRDVSLTICRNEYVAIMGPSGSGKSTLMNIIGCLDTPSGGDYYFEGELVSKMSDNELARIRNQQIGFVFQTFNLLARNDAVKNVELPLVYAGVSRQERHERAVEALRHVALEDRMTHKPNELSGGQRQRVAIARALVTRPSIILADEPTGNLDTATGIDIMRLFEDLWCKGNTIVLVTHEEDVARNAARIIRVRDGRIESDTPNPHRIQMNAATTPATP